In Bacteroidota bacterium, the DNA window TTTATCAATTCAGGTACGGTTCTGCCGGTTGTAAAGATTGAATATTCCTCAGAATAGGCAGAAAATCCAGTTCCGGTTTTTTCTACTATGATTTTTATTTTTTTCTTAAATGTTTTCATCGCATTAAATTTTAAAGTTTAAGTCCAGCATCTTTTAGGATTTTCTTTTCTAATCCTTTTCCCACTTCCTGACTTCCGTGATTCGGGAAAATTATAATTCCGTTTTTTTTGTCATGTTTCAATTTAACATGCGATCCTTTCTGTGAGATTGGATACCATCCATCCTTTTTTAGGAGTCGGAATAATTGAGAACATTTCATTAGTTAATCAGTCTATTAAATTTAACGCAAAGGTAAATAATAATTTACTTTTATCCAAATTTATTTTCTTTGGTAATTCGGGTTTTTTAGCATTCCAACTAACGTCAAAGTTAATTGTTTAATTTACAGTCAATTAATAGTTTTCAATTTTGTTCATTTCAACCCTTTATTTTATCATTCGTTAGCTGAAAAACTCAACGGATTTTTCTACGAAGGGGGGATTGTAGCTAACGTGTGGCAATATAAAATGTTGGGCATTTTGAAACTCCAAACTTTCAATTTGCTACACCGTTTATTTGTTTCTAATTCATTCATATTGA includes these proteins:
- a CDS encoding type II toxin-antitoxin system HicA family toxin; the protein is MKCSQLFRLLKKDGWYPISQKGSHVKLKHDKKNGIIIFPNHGSQEVGKGLEKKILKDAGLKL